One segment of Rhodothermus bifroesti DNA contains the following:
- a CDS encoding AAA family ATPase, which produces MRILRPMAEAAATYRARDSQAWLWAVPPAHYPAFLQTGTFAVHRVGRSALTQLRPGDRIFAYLSGSKVLVGLFEVVDTPFEDHTPLVPGVAYPHRVRVRPLITLAEEAWLPFEAFADKLDVVQRYPDFRSVVKQVLHPLPRVDEKVLEFLIRARAADLEQALSALDELRRLRAERPTAAVREKPVRYRPKPFDRAAALAALLEGLEARGFIYPPWVVAAYVTALRTKPLLILAGPTGIGKSKLPLLVAEATGSFARLIPVRPDWADSAEVLGYIDLQGRFRPGALLRLAREAQQAPGQFFVGVLDELNLARPEQYLAEVLSRIEDRHPLPEGGWTTSPLLQLALPPADQAWERVVWGANLALVGTVNVDETTHGFSRKVIDRAFTLELAEIDLMALPLKTHTETAAWPVSAWLPRALRWAELSELSEAEQAQLRKVQEVLQTLNRWLHPAGLPVAYRTRDEIALFVLHATEVQEAFRTRSGTPIDPLDLALWMKVLPRLEGSTPALRQALRAMLGWTVTGAPTLHADTLRTLIRTWEEAACPNLWPEAAFPMTAARLAHMWRRLESEGYVSFWE; this is translated from the coding sequence CAGTGCCTTGACGCAGTTGCGGCCAGGAGATCGCATTTTTGCGTATCTCTCGGGCTCCAAGGTACTGGTTGGGCTTTTTGAGGTGGTGGATACGCCCTTCGAGGATCACACGCCGCTGGTGCCCGGGGTCGCCTACCCACATCGGGTGCGGGTGCGACCGCTGATTACGCTGGCTGAAGAAGCCTGGCTGCCTTTTGAGGCGTTTGCGGACAAGCTCGACGTGGTGCAACGCTATCCCGACTTCCGATCGGTCGTTAAGCAAGTGTTGCATCCGCTGCCGCGCGTTGATGAAAAGGTCTTGGAGTTTTTAATTCGGGCCCGAGCGGCTGACCTAGAGCAGGCCTTGTCGGCGCTAGACGAGTTGCGCCGTTTGCGGGCTGAGCGACCGACAGCGGCTGTCCGCGAAAAGCCCGTCCGTTACCGCCCCAAGCCGTTTGATCGTGCCGCAGCGCTAGCTGCGTTGCTTGAGGGGCTCGAGGCCCGAGGGTTTATCTACCCCCCTTGGGTAGTAGCCGCCTACGTAACCGCGCTGCGCACAAAGCCGCTGCTTATTTTGGCAGGCCCAACAGGCATAGGCAAGTCAAAACTTCCTTTGCTGGTAGCCGAGGCAACAGGAAGCTTTGCACGGCTGATTCCGGTACGCCCTGACTGGGCCGACAGTGCCGAGGTGCTGGGGTACATTGATCTGCAAGGGCGCTTTCGACCTGGTGCCCTTCTTCGCCTGGCCCGTGAGGCGCAGCAGGCACCTGGACAGTTTTTTGTTGGCGTGCTCGACGAACTCAACCTGGCACGGCCTGAGCAATACCTGGCTGAAGTGCTGAGTCGCATTGAAGATCGGCATCCACTTCCAGAGGGGGGATGGACGACAAGTCCCCTACTCCAACTGGCGCTCCCGCCTGCCGATCAGGCCTGGGAACGCGTGGTCTGGGGCGCTAACCTGGCTTTGGTGGGGACGGTCAACGTCGATGAAACCACGCATGGGTTTAGCCGCAAGGTTATCGATCGGGCCTTCACGCTCGAGCTTGCAGAGATTGACTTGATGGCCTTGCCGTTAAAGACGCACACCGAGACTGCAGCTTGGCCCGTATCGGCTTGGCTGCCACGCGCTTTACGCTGGGCTGAGCTGTCCGAACTTTCGGAAGCAGAGCAGGCCCAACTGCGTAAGGTACAAGAAGTGCTCCAGACCCTCAATCGTTGGCTCCACCCAGCTGGCCTACCAGTTGCGTACCGAACGCGGGACGAAATCGCGCTTTTTGTGTTGCATGCTACCGAGGTACAAGAAGCTTTCCGCACACGTTCTGGCACCCCGATCGATCCACTAGATTTGGCCCTGTGGATGAAGGTTTTGCCGCGCCTCGAAGGCAGCACACCTGCTTTGCGACAAGCACTGCGGGCTATGTTGGGTTGGACCGTTACAGGTGCGCCGACTTTGCATGCCGATACGTTGCGTACGTTGATACGTACTTGGGAAGAGGCTGCCTGCCCGAATCTCTGGCCCGAAGCAGCTTTTCCCATGACCGCTGCGCGCCTGGCGCACATGTGGCGTCGCTTGGAAAGCGAAGGCTACGTGTCGTTTTGGGAGTAA
- the uvrA gene encoding excinuclease ABC subunit UvrA produces the protein MQEVITIRGAREHNLKNIDLDIPRERLVVITGLSGSGKSSLVFDTIYAEGQRRYLESLSAYARQFLGMLERPDVDFIDGLSPVVAIEQKTVGQNPRSTVGTVTEVYDFLRLLYARVATAYSHLSGRPMRRQTEDEIINNLLGFPEGTRLLILAPVVRGRKGHYRELFEQIARQGFERVRVDGELCEISSGMKLDRYKTHDIEVVVDRIVVRPDIRARVHESVQIALSLGHGVLIAHVLHADGSGTDHVFSRHLYCPEDGVSYNDPSPNTFSFNSPYGACPVCNGLGTRLEIDPELVIPDPSKSINEGGLAPLGKPRDIWIFSQLRAVAEAYGFDFDTPLGTLTEKQRQVLFEGAGDRLFEITYRYKDRELRYQHRFGGLFEYLQHAQAQAGSAAQRQWAEAFMRETTCRACGGARLKPESLAFRIAGKNIAELARMDLYTLRQFLGQLQFEGQKALIARPILKEILERLDFLISVGVGYLTLDRPARTLSGGESQRIRLASQLGAQLTGVLYVLDEPSIGLHPRDHHRLIDTLKQLRNQGNSILVVEHDREMIEAADYVVDLGPGAGEQGGYVVAVGPPHRLVPLNGRHSLTAAYLNGERFIPVPRERRSGNGRQLVLYGARGHNLKGDPLVLPLGTFICITGVSGSGKSSLINQTLYPILARHFHNARLIPLPYERIEGLEHLDKVIAIDQNPIGRTPRSNPATYTGLFGYIRDLFAQLPEAQLRGYKAGRFSFNVKGGRCETCKGAGVVKLEMNFLPDVYVTCESCKGHRYNAETLEVRYKGKNIAEVLELTVDEALAFFEHLPHVARKLRTLQAVGLGYIRLGQPATTLSGGEAQRIKLARELSRPGTGNTLYILDEPTTGLHFEDIRHLLAVLRALVHKGNTVLVIEHNLDVIKVADHVIDLGPEGGEAGGHILFAGTPEALAQQDTPTGRFLRKELARTTAFANGAEEELIDLDLLATDEEEALLDEDEEEA, from the coding sequence ATGCAGGAAGTTATCACGATTCGCGGAGCTCGGGAGCACAACCTTAAAAATATCGATTTGGACATTCCCCGAGAGCGGCTGGTGGTCATTACTGGTCTTTCTGGGTCAGGCAAATCAAGCCTAGTCTTCGACACGATTTACGCTGAAGGGCAACGGCGCTACCTGGAAAGTCTTTCCGCTTATGCCCGCCAGTTTCTGGGCATGCTCGAGCGACCCGATGTGGACTTCATCGACGGCCTTTCGCCCGTGGTTGCCATTGAGCAGAAAACCGTAGGTCAAAATCCCCGTTCGACAGTAGGTACCGTAACAGAAGTTTACGATTTTTTGCGGCTGCTCTATGCGCGCGTGGCCACCGCCTACTCACACCTCTCGGGTCGCCCTATGCGCCGGCAGACCGAGGACGAGATCATTAACAACCTTTTAGGCTTTCCTGAGGGTACGCGGCTGCTCATCTTGGCCCCAGTCGTGCGCGGCCGCAAAGGCCACTACCGAGAACTGTTTGAGCAAATCGCCCGTCAGGGCTTCGAGCGCGTACGCGTCGATGGCGAGCTGTGCGAGATTTCCTCAGGCATGAAGCTCGACCGCTACAAAACACACGACATTGAGGTGGTGGTTGACCGCATTGTGGTGCGTCCCGACATTCGTGCTCGGGTGCACGAGTCCGTTCAAATTGCCCTTAGCCTGGGCCATGGCGTGCTCATTGCCCACGTGCTCCATGCTGACGGCTCGGGCACCGACCACGTCTTTAGCCGCCACCTTTACTGTCCTGAAGACGGCGTGTCGTACAACGATCCTTCGCCGAATACCTTTTCGTTCAACTCGCCCTACGGTGCCTGCCCCGTGTGTAATGGGCTGGGCACCCGGCTAGAAATCGACCCCGAACTGGTAATCCCGGATCCCTCAAAGTCGATCAATGAAGGGGGCTTAGCCCCGCTGGGAAAGCCACGTGACATCTGGATTTTTAGCCAGCTTCGGGCAGTAGCCGAAGCCTACGGCTTTGATTTCGACACGCCCCTGGGGACGCTCACCGAAAAGCAGCGTCAAGTACTGTTTGAAGGCGCGGGCGACCGCCTTTTTGAGATTACCTATCGCTATAAAGACCGTGAGCTGCGCTACCAACATCGCTTTGGAGGGCTTTTTGAGTACTTGCAGCACGCGCAAGCGCAAGCCGGTTCAGCAGCGCAGCGCCAATGGGCCGAAGCTTTTATGCGGGAGACGACTTGCCGTGCCTGTGGGGGTGCCCGCCTGAAGCCCGAAAGTCTTGCCTTTCGCATTGCGGGCAAGAACATTGCTGAACTGGCGCGTATGGACCTTTACACGCTGCGCCAGTTTTTAGGCCAGCTGCAGTTTGAAGGCCAAAAAGCACTCATTGCCCGACCTATCCTTAAAGAAATCCTCGAGCGTTTGGACTTTTTGATTAGCGTAGGGGTAGGTTATCTGACGCTGGACCGTCCAGCCCGGACGCTTTCAGGCGGCGAAAGCCAACGCATCCGGCTGGCGTCTCAGCTTGGGGCGCAGCTCACAGGCGTGCTCTACGTCCTTGACGAGCCGTCAATTGGACTGCATCCACGCGATCATCATCGGCTCATCGACACCCTCAAACAACTTCGCAATCAAGGCAACTCGATCCTGGTCGTCGAGCATGATCGCGAAATGATCGAGGCCGCCGATTACGTGGTCGACTTGGGTCCAGGTGCAGGTGAGCAGGGAGGCTATGTGGTAGCGGTTGGCCCACCCCATCGGTTGGTGCCCCTTAACGGTCGGCATAGCCTGACAGCTGCCTACCTGAACGGCGAGCGGTTCATCCCAGTACCCCGCGAGCGGCGGTCAGGGAATGGTCGCCAGCTGGTGCTCTATGGAGCCCGGGGCCATAACCTGAAAGGCGATCCACTCGTGTTGCCCCTAGGCACGTTCATTTGCATTACAGGCGTTTCGGGCTCAGGCAAGTCAAGCCTCATTAACCAGACGCTGTACCCGATCTTGGCGCGTCATTTCCACAATGCCCGCCTCATTCCGCTGCCTTATGAGCGCATTGAAGGGCTGGAGCATCTCGACAAGGTGATTGCGATCGATCAAAACCCTATCGGGCGCACTCCACGTTCTAACCCAGCTACCTACACAGGCCTTTTTGGTTATATCCGCGACCTGTTCGCTCAACTTCCGGAAGCACAACTGCGGGGCTACAAAGCGGGCCGTTTTTCCTTTAACGTTAAGGGAGGTCGCTGTGAGACCTGCAAAGGGGCCGGCGTTGTTAAGCTGGAGATGAACTTCTTGCCCGACGTCTATGTGACCTGCGAAAGCTGCAAAGGACATCGCTACAATGCTGAAACGCTTGAGGTACGCTACAAAGGCAAAAACATCGCTGAAGTGCTGGAGCTAACCGTCGACGAAGCCCTAGCGTTCTTCGAACATCTTCCTCACGTTGCTCGAAAGCTACGCACGCTCCAGGCCGTCGGACTAGGCTACATCCGCTTAGGGCAGCCGGCTACGACGCTCTCAGGAGGCGAAGCGCAGCGGATTAAATTGGCACGTGAGCTGTCGCGTCCCGGCACAGGCAACACGCTCTATATTCTAGACGAACCCACCACAGGCCTGCACTTCGAAGACATCCGCCATCTACTGGCTGTGCTCCGAGCCCTCGTGCATAAGGGTAATACAGTGCTGGTCATCGAACACAACCTGGACGTGATTAAGGTAGCCGACCACGTGATCGACCTGGGTCCCGAAGGCGGCGAAGCCGGTGGCCACATCCTGTTTGCAGGCACACCCGAGGCGCTGGCGCAGCAAGACACCCCAACGGGACGTTTCTTACGCAAAGAACTCGCCCGCACAACCGCATTTGCCAATGGGGCCGAGGAAGAGCTCATCGACTTGGACCTGTTGGCAACCGACGAAGAAGAAGCGCTGCTTGACGAAGACGAAGAGGAGGCATAA
- a CDS encoding DNA-directed RNA polymerase subunit omega: MDRIMALKTLDIDALAAKTGNLYETVAILSKRARQIATQLKQELDEKLSYFEGLGPEFEDPRHQEEQARISIEYEMKPEPTEIAIEEMLRGEIYYRDASKERTEEELS; this comes from the coding sequence ATGGATCGGATTATGGCGCTGAAGACGCTCGACATTGACGCGCTGGCTGCAAAGACCGGTAACCTTTACGAGACCGTTGCCATTCTCTCAAAGCGGGCCCGCCAGATTGCCACGCAGCTCAAGCAGGAGCTCGATGAAAAGCTTTCTTACTTTGAAGGTCTAGGACCGGAGTTTGAGGATCCCCGGCACCAGGAAGAGCAAGCCCGCATTTCTATTGAGTATGAAATGAAACCGGAGCCCACAGAAATCGCCATTGAAGAGATGCTCCGGGGGGAGATCTATTACCGCGACGCTTCCAAAGAGCGTACAGAAGAAGAGCTGTCCTGA
- a CDS encoding methyltransferase family protein produces the protein MLSWLELKLPPAVVWGLCALLMYLTAQSVPKLAIERAPLPLQLVLAAVLALVGIGIMGAGVFALYQARTTPNPLAPHTTRWLVTTGVYRYSRNPIYLGMLCCLLAWAVWLAHLLALVYVWLFAVYLTRFQIKPEERALRQKFGEAYETYARSVRRWI, from the coding sequence ATGCTTTCCTGGCTAGAGCTCAAGCTCCCTCCCGCGGTCGTGTGGGGCCTCTGCGCGCTATTGATGTACCTGACGGCCCAAAGCGTACCTAAGCTGGCCATAGAGCGCGCCCCATTACCGCTGCAGCTTGTGCTGGCTGCCGTCCTAGCTTTGGTGGGGATAGGGATCATGGGCGCGGGCGTCTTTGCACTTTACCAAGCCCGTACGACACCCAATCCGCTTGCGCCGCACACCACCCGTTGGCTGGTTACAACCGGTGTTTACCGCTACAGCCGAAATCCGATTTATCTGGGCATGCTCTGCTGCTTGCTCGCCTGGGCGGTTTGGCTAGCGCATCTACTGGCTTTGGTTTACGTCTGGCTTTTTGCCGTCTATCTGACGCGCTTCCAAATCAAGCCCGAAGAGCGAGCGTTAAGACAAAAGTTTGGAGAGGCGTATGAAACTTACGCCCGCAGCGTCCGTCGCTGGATATAA
- a CDS encoding DUF2357 domain-containing protein translates to MHYFTVETPYIRLKWEGPCVRWGVPLVVEARLLEGCSSVTVYPAPDAPGLAEQTPYRLLLESRDGHPVALRHVNPALLRGLDVLYAGRLWHGTLQFGTHVGRTDFVVWHNERPHLCLEVEVFPTRITYRADYEAMLADLEAFASELALRYGSGFWKRGQPEPDRTVLGTSGWVALLQAHLEALAQAFAHIRRRPLTSMVRMRTWQPLEVVRYPDPMLHRSLVARGGQGAETQLLGYRVRRWHSVPHSTTTTDTPENRWLTWQLIQTHHLLEQVRAHLAFRSAPARQQALHALGERLDQLRAYLPPASIRATPPPPTQRLFRAEGYRQAYRIFQQLRRGLSLLEGLLQFEVGQVHELYEYWCYLTLLRQLSRQTGCPISWQSLLKEGATGLDLRLWRRRGLSFPLPGGGRIRVVYNPRWSARKLLVPQQPDLLLSCYRPGRCTVHYVLDAKYRVETSPGYVRRYGVPGPPAEALNDLHRYRDALSAYFMQRDGSYVAQALVLYPYREGEAGTFAGSRLARAAFEEAVGALPLLPGFTVYLEAWLERVLRQDQGVHRTVSSGTK, encoded by the coding sequence ATGCACTACTTTACGGTCGAAACACCTTACATTCGGCTCAAGTGGGAAGGGCCTTGCGTGAGGTGGGGTGTGCCCTTGGTGGTCGAAGCGCGGTTGCTTGAGGGTTGCAGTTCGGTGACGGTATATCCTGCACCTGATGCTCCAGGGCTAGCCGAGCAAACCCCCTATCGCCTGCTGCTTGAAAGCCGAGACGGCCATCCTGTGGCTCTGCGACACGTGAATCCGGCACTGCTGCGCGGTTTAGACGTGCTCTACGCAGGGCGCCTCTGGCATGGTACGTTGCAGTTTGGTACGCATGTAGGCCGCACGGACTTTGTTGTGTGGCATAATGAACGGCCGCACTTGTGCCTTGAAGTCGAGGTGTTCCCAACGCGCATCACCTACCGAGCCGACTATGAGGCAATGCTGGCCGACCTAGAGGCGTTTGCTTCCGAGTTGGCCTTGCGCTATGGGTCTGGATTCTGGAAGCGTGGCCAGCCCGAGCCGGATCGGACTGTTCTAGGGACCTCCGGATGGGTCGCCTTGCTTCAGGCGCACCTTGAGGCCTTGGCGCAGGCCTTTGCCCATATCCGGCGTCGCCCACTGACCAGCATGGTGCGCATGCGTACGTGGCAGCCGCTAGAGGTGGTGCGATACCCTGATCCTATGCTGCACCGCAGCCTAGTCGCCCGAGGGGGCCAAGGAGCTGAAACGCAGCTCTTGGGTTATCGGGTGCGCCGTTGGCACAGCGTCCCGCATTCCACAACGACGACCGACACGCCTGAAAACCGCTGGCTGACCTGGCAGCTGATCCAAACGCATCACCTGCTTGAGCAGGTGAGGGCACACCTGGCTTTTCGAAGTGCACCTGCACGGCAACAGGCATTGCATGCCCTAGGTGAACGGCTTGATCAGCTGCGCGCCTATTTACCCCCAGCGAGCATACGTGCTACACCTCCACCGCCTACGCAACGGCTGTTCCGCGCAGAAGGGTATCGGCAAGCTTATCGGATTTTCCAGCAACTTCGGCGGGGATTATCGTTACTCGAGGGCCTGCTTCAGTTTGAAGTCGGGCAGGTCCATGAGCTTTACGAGTATTGGTGCTACCTGACGCTGCTTCGGCAGCTAAGCCGACAAACGGGTTGTCCCATTTCTTGGCAGAGCTTGTTGAAAGAAGGGGCAACCGGGCTAGACTTGCGCTTGTGGCGAAGGCGAGGGCTCAGCTTCCCCTTACCTGGGGGAGGGCGGATTCGGGTGGTTTACAATCCGCGTTGGAGCGCACGTAAGTTGCTCGTGCCCCAGCAGCCCGACCTACTGCTGTCGTGCTACCGTCCTGGCCGGTGCACGGTGCACTACGTGCTAGATGCCAAATATCGGGTCGAGACCTCACCCGGCTACGTGCGCCGTTACGGTGTGCCTGGCCCACCCGCTGAAGCCCTAAATGACCTGCATCGCTACCGCGATGCGCTCTCCGCGTACTTTATGCAGCGGGATGGGAGCTATGTAGCACAGGCGCTGGTGCTTTACCCGTATCGAGAGGGCGAGGCAGGCACTTTTGCTGGAAGTCGGCTAGCACGGGCCGCCTTTGAAGAAGCTGTCGGTGCGCTGCCCCTCTTGCCTGGCTTTACGGTGTACCTCGAGGCTTGGCTTGAGCGCGTACTGCGCCAAGATCAAGGGGTGCACCGAACCGTATCTAGCGGGACCAAGTAG
- a CDS encoding FG-GAP repeat protein — translation MNRIPRWLGLGLAWLSLPAYAQLVPLWPLPSPDTTADNAFGAAVALGDQYAVVGAGGARSCGPASGAAYVYRRLPDGSWTLEATLQPNDCAPGRFFGRAVALDGERVLVAAAGEPYRTEHTDAAYVFVRQSDGSWRQTARLTAPPEAQTGAFGAAVALEGERAVVSTWGDPGRRLAGAAYVFEHINSSNWQLVATLTATAPPEGPWPGGAVALSDGIIALAAPSYRYDRSSAVLIFSRQVNGNWRHEATLGGIRDFNPALALQGQDLLVGERLGGRHSGGRIRHYQRRGEGHWVLVETLDPPQPYPSGGFGATLAFDGKRVLVSGFDEQLGLDFNVDRVVYVFARAAEGWCFWRRIDPGEKAFGAALSLHGAFALIGVPREASPGAAYLVPLDTVRCTP, via the coding sequence GTGAACCGGATACCTCGATGGCTAGGCCTTGGCTTAGCCTGGCTGAGCCTCCCGGCCTATGCCCAGCTGGTACCGCTTTGGCCGCTACCGTCCCCCGACACCACAGCGGATAATGCCTTTGGAGCAGCCGTAGCCCTTGGGGACCAGTACGCCGTGGTTGGGGCCGGAGGCGCTCGAAGTTGCGGTCCGGCCTCGGGTGCTGCCTATGTGTACAGGCGCTTGCCGGATGGCTCTTGGACGCTAGAAGCTACGCTACAACCCAACGACTGCGCACCAGGTCGGTTTTTTGGACGTGCCGTAGCCCTTGATGGCGAGCGCGTGCTCGTTGCAGCTGCCGGTGAGCCCTACCGGACCGAACATACCGATGCAGCCTATGTGTTTGTCCGTCAATCCGATGGCAGTTGGCGTCAAACAGCGCGTTTGACGGCCCCACCAGAGGCGCAGACTGGAGCCTTTGGGGCGGCTGTAGCCCTCGAAGGCGAACGGGCCGTTGTAAGTACTTGGGGTGATCCTGGCCGTCGGCTTGCCGGTGCGGCTTACGTGTTTGAACACATCAACAGCAGCAACTGGCAACTTGTCGCCACCTTGACAGCGACGGCACCGCCCGAGGGCCCTTGGCCGGGCGGTGCCGTCGCGCTCTCGGACGGGATCATTGCGCTTGCAGCCCCTTCGTACCGCTACGACCGCTCCAGTGCCGTGCTGATTTTTAGCCGGCAAGTGAACGGCAACTGGCGACACGAAGCGACTTTGGGCGGCATTCGCGACTTTAACCCAGCCCTGGCACTTCAGGGGCAAGACCTGCTGGTCGGAGAACGCCTAGGCGGACGGCACAGTGGTGGCCGCATCCGTCACTACCAACGCCGAGGCGAAGGTCATTGGGTGCTGGTCGAAACGCTCGACCCACCCCAGCCCTATCCAAGCGGAGGGTTCGGCGCCACGTTGGCCTTCGACGGTAAGCGCGTGCTCGTTTCTGGCTTTGACGAACAGCTGGGACTGGACTTCAACGTCGACCGCGTCGTATACGTCTTTGCACGCGCTGCCGAAGGCTGGTGCTTTTGGCGACGTATCGATCCAGGAGAAAAAGCCTTTGGCGCTGCATTAAGCCTGCATGGGGCGTTTGCCTTGATTGGGGTACCCCGCGAAGCCTCCCCAGGGGCAGCCTACTTGGTCCCGCTAGATACGGTTCGGTGCACCCCTTGA
- a CDS encoding MarC family protein: MNAYIEAFLPLFVAINLPGILPFFIALTEKLSAADRRRLLMRAVVTAFVVAVLILFAGQFIFQTLGITLNDLRVGGGLILLVLSITDLVFADYRRRNPSAEQDAADVGVVPLGIPLIVGPAAITTILVAQQTYGYLPTLVSLTANLLLVAVVFSIGPWLIRTLRPVAVRAIAKVASLFLAAIAVAMIRAGITGMLGGS, encoded by the coding sequence ATGAACGCCTACATTGAAGCCTTTTTGCCGCTTTTTGTCGCGATCAACCTGCCAGGTATTCTGCCCTTTTTTATCGCGCTTACCGAAAAACTTTCGGCCGCTGATCGGCGACGGCTACTGATGCGGGCTGTGGTGACCGCCTTTGTTGTGGCGGTGCTCATTCTTTTTGCTGGCCAGTTTATCTTTCAGACGCTGGGCATTACGCTGAACGATCTGCGCGTTGGGGGTGGCTTAATTTTGCTGGTGCTGAGCATTACAGACTTGGTTTTTGCGGATTACCGGCGTCGCAATCCTTCAGCAGAGCAAGACGCGGCTGATGTGGGCGTGGTACCCCTAGGCATTCCGCTCATTGTAGGCCCCGCAGCGATCACGACAATTTTGGTCGCGCAGCAAACCTATGGCTATTTGCCTACCCTGGTGTCGCTTACAGCGAATTTGTTGCTGGTAGCTGTAGTGTTTTCTATTGGTCCTTGGTTGATTCGTACCCTGCGACCAGTGGCGGTGCGCGCCATTGCCAAAGTGGCTAGCCTCTTTTTGGCAGCGATTGCTGTAGCCATGATCCGAGCCGGCATTACCGGCATGCTTGGGGGATCTTAA